The Carnobacterium mobile DSM 4848 genome includes a window with the following:
- a CDS encoding sacsin N-terminal ATP-binding-like domain-containing protein, with product MTLKNHIEQIFKDNTQYINPSQAVNQASSLDALSGDLYTDSTRFIYELLQNADDSSSNNNLIKVWIKIFDEYLVIAHSGTPFNIQDIRGICNVNNGTKKSDITKTGYKGIGFKSVFGQSNYVTIYTNNEYLRFDSSYKHKWDWEKSQEEWEINNGRAFQFPWQIIPIYTKEEEIPKHITQFIKGINANVATIVKLNNASETSISVEKISQNTNLFLFLKNICEITFDIEKLSTVKINRPSKDKISIQKNNSEEINWLANTIQLPVPTNVKNILMKEKNIPDKLINASSIELTLVAKLGKNGISKLSQGDKLLYSYLPTDERNYPLPVLVNTNFLTSANRESLHIDSKWNQWIFKEIAIEIFKWISKLALSEFKSQAYQLIPSELTDNDLGKEFNSGIKDALNEIPFILSKEDELLKVEETIVDYTLLSDKSFIDSQKIKNFVSNCGPDEKKNIPKKFAKDFQYFRNFKLLGAKSFEWKNLKNFLMSPYFRQSHTIDRNIELIKFLKKVANSERFEEVSNQFVTGLPFIWDHKNVLNYPNQVCFPEAGDKNWQNKDNELSFIHPSLLQWLSEDLETRRWLEDLGMTEKTDITYITQKIIPNIETYITKENAITIVRELFNLYKNGSLSKEILQQLNGLKLLTTTGSLHSAKDCYFSNYYNPRLKIEDLLEIDNLISELYCTNLNEKDDWKIFFKHLGVEEGISKKILKDKFSSSSTDIDIISTYFNTDDKKFKPFVSEFTANEFSNITTLKLSKFTENNFKFASPFWSDYINNFNPDNIEIPAIAFWGRNNYEGRTTGDKIQNYVPWLIRNKKCIPTLSNTCETTHEVFLNTNDIKDISSKYLPVFNGPDLTSDWRAFFGFKTSLCLNDYLTILEKISNDMDDNGRIKKSNIERVQLIYEILLDKCVNWSSSEIEIVSKWAENETLLNTKMGFSECKNLKCFIDGNESIFQDQYSFILLNAENRKNPHLEILFQYFGVQLLKQDEFQLISTKKEECVPLKSNLQSIIPYLLLWINSSSYADNLSINIEKLNNMISSLMIFQSDKLEITYEGINFVKSVNTHYSNSTLYVTNPWNSNSVFLNLSNILCNYLELTGHEEKLDFLLRSTKEEILDYFIQEELGIPEQSLYDDLSDSQTTIKNINSFKDIRNAIDTENVRPEFFHLSRSDYNSMLYVESLISRAVPNILAHLGKLPEYDCSHHYNITDSIIGGITKNGNNVTIVARPSDNHQVLIYYTSEFDVLEHVDAELWYEDGINVPKKITLGQLLKTTGINRIPINNIDIKEYNWEHLEQKTKSEVFEFNAVPFDPYKIAQIISSFANTKGGKLIFGMKEIDMSKNEIVGLSDDFPMLDIIQKSISLLSIPSVITYNWIKNDDKKIFIIETKKAEEEILLEGKKYIRQGIQSIHERKEIQIIEPEYNRTVAVIIAIEEYAPRSSNQISKVKYAKADAYLFKKMLEETMYITEDDITMIINEKALKSNLEYDLKSLFASLTEQDRLIFYYVGHGFHNGVTNYLSTYDMHPSNINETAISLQHILLNPLQESKCKNALIFIDACAQAFQNPMQRNSITDINDEEIRVLISEFPYYATFLSCQPGESSYSSDDLKHGIWTYHLVDAMNGNVSDILLEKKYLTDISLQEYLSKKVPIYTKEELEYEQNPKAVLDSSRSSIIVKIKKDISFK from the coding sequence ATGACCCTAAAAAATCACATTGAGCAAATTTTTAAGGATAATACCCAATATATAAACCCTAGTCAAGCTGTGAATCAAGCTAGTTCCTTAGATGCGTTATCTGGAGATCTTTATACAGATTCGACAAGATTTATCTATGAACTTTTACAAAATGCTGACGACTCTTCATCAAATAACAATTTAATTAAAGTATGGATTAAAATCTTCGATGAATATTTAGTTATCGCTCACTCAGGAACCCCATTCAATATACAAGACATTCGTGGAATTTGTAATGTAAATAATGGTACAAAAAAATCTGATATTACTAAAACTGGTTATAAAGGAATTGGATTTAAATCAGTATTTGGGCAGTCTAATTATGTAACAATTTATACTAATAATGAATATCTTAGGTTTGATTCATCGTATAAACATAAATGGGACTGGGAAAAATCTCAAGAAGAATGGGAAATTAATAATGGTAGAGCGTTCCAATTTCCTTGGCAAATTATTCCTATATACACTAAAGAAGAAGAAATTCCAAAACACATCACTCAATTTATAAAAGGAATTAATGCCAACGTTGCAACAATAGTCAAGTTAAATAACGCTAGTGAAACATCTATATCAGTTGAAAAAATATCTCAGAATACAAATTTATTTTTATTCTTAAAAAACATATGTGAAATAACTTTTGATATTGAAAAGTTAAGTACTGTTAAAATTAATAGACCATCAAAAGATAAAATTTCCATTCAAAAAAATAATAGCGAGGAAATTAATTGGTTGGCAAACACTATTCAACTACCTGTTCCAACAAATGTAAAAAATATTTTGATGAAAGAAAAAAACATACCCGATAAATTAATTAATGCTTCTTCAATAGAATTAACTTTAGTAGCTAAATTAGGTAAAAATGGAATTAGTAAATTAAGCCAAGGCGATAAACTGCTATATTCTTATTTACCAACCGATGAACGTAATTATCCTTTGCCGGTATTAGTTAATACCAATTTTCTTACATCTGCCAATAGAGAATCTCTTCACATAGATTCAAAATGGAATCAATGGATTTTCAAAGAAATTGCTATAGAAATTTTTAAATGGATTTCAAAATTAGCTTTAAGCGAATTTAAGTCTCAAGCATATCAGCTAATACCTTCTGAGCTTACTGATAATGATTTAGGTAAAGAATTTAACAGTGGCATTAAAGATGCCCTTAATGAAATTCCATTCATACTCTCCAAAGAAGATGAACTTCTCAAAGTTGAGGAGACCATTGTTGACTATACTTTGTTATCTGATAAATCATTTATAGATTCTCAGAAAATAAAAAATTTCGTATCCAACTGTGGTCCGGATGAAAAAAAGAATATACCTAAAAAATTTGCTAAAGACTTTCAATATTTTCGTAATTTTAAACTACTAGGAGCAAAAAGCTTTGAGTGGAAAAACTTAAAAAACTTTTTAATGTCTCCATACTTTCGTCAATCTCACACTATTGATAGAAATATCGAATTAATAAAGTTTCTTAAAAAAGTTGCTAATTCAGAAAGGTTTGAAGAAGTTTCTAATCAGTTTGTTACAGGACTTCCTTTTATTTGGGATCATAAAAATGTGCTGAATTATCCAAATCAAGTTTGTTTTCCAGAGGCAGGTGACAAGAATTGGCAAAACAAAGATAATGAACTATCATTCATTCACCCTTCACTACTACAATGGTTATCAGAAGATTTAGAAACTAGAAGATGGTTAGAAGATTTAGGGATGACTGAAAAAACAGATATAACTTATATTACTCAAAAAATAATACCAAACATTGAAACTTACATTACTAAAGAAAATGCTATTACTATTGTTAGAGAATTATTCAATTTATATAAAAATGGATCTCTATCTAAAGAAATACTACAACAATTAAATGGACTAAAATTACTAACCACTACTGGTTCTCTTCATTCGGCAAAAGATTGTTATTTTTCGAATTATTATAATCCGAGATTAAAAATTGAAGATTTACTAGAAATAGATAATTTAATAAGTGAATTGTATTGTACTAACCTCAATGAAAAAGATGATTGGAAAATTTTCTTTAAACATCTTGGAGTAGAGGAAGGGATTTCAAAAAAAATATTAAAAGATAAATTCTCCAGTTCAAGTACTGATATAGATATAATCAGCACTTATTTTAATACAGATGATAAAAAATTTAAACCCTTTGTTTCAGAATTTACTGCAAACGAGTTTAGCAATATCACAACTTTAAAGCTTAGCAAATTTACTGAAAATAATTTTAAATTTGCTTCCCCTTTTTGGTCAGATTATATTAATAACTTCAATCCTGACAATATAGAGATTCCTGCGATAGCTTTTTGGGGACGTAATAATTACGAAGGCCGTACAACTGGGGATAAAATACAAAATTATGTTCCTTGGTTGATCAGAAATAAAAAATGCATACCAACACTTTCAAATACATGTGAAACTACACATGAAGTATTTCTTAACACAAATGATATTAAAGATATATCTTCAAAATATTTACCTGTTTTTAATGGTCCAGATTTAACTTCAGATTGGAGAGCTTTTTTCGGATTTAAAACCTCACTATGTCTCAATGATTATTTAACAATACTCGAAAAAATTTCTAATGATATGGATGATAATGGTCGAATAAAGAAATCAAATATTGAAAGAGTTCAATTGATCTATGAAATCTTATTAGATAAATGTGTTAATTGGAGCTCTTCTGAAATTGAAATAGTCAGTAAATGGGCTGAAAATGAGACCTTGTTAAATACAAAAATGGGATTCAGTGAATGTAAAAATCTGAAATGTTTTATTGATGGCAATGAGTCTATTTTTCAAGATCAATATAGTTTCATACTACTCAACGCTGAAAACAGAAAAAATCCCCATTTAGAAATTTTATTCCAGTACTTTGGGGTGCAACTGCTTAAACAAGATGAATTTCAATTAATTTCTACCAAAAAGGAAGAATGTGTACCTCTAAAAAGTAATTTACAATCTATTATTCCTTACTTATTGCTTTGGATTAATAGTAGCTCCTATGCTGATAATTTAAGTATTAACATTGAAAAATTAAATAATATGATTAGTTCATTGATGATTTTTCAATCTGATAAACTAGAAATCACTTATGAAGGGATTAATTTTGTAAAAAGTGTAAATACTCATTATTCAAATTCTACTTTATATGTGACTAATCCATGGAATAGCAATAGTGTATTTTTAAACCTATCAAATATTCTTTGTAATTATCTTGAGTTAACTGGACATGAAGAAAAGTTGGATTTTCTATTAAGATCAACAAAAGAAGAAATTCTTGACTATTTTATACAAGAAGAGCTAGGTATTCCTGAGCAAAGTCTGTATGATGATTTGTCCGATAGCCAAACAACAATAAAAAATATTAATTCGTTTAAAGATATACGAAATGCAATAGATACAGAAAATGTACGTCCTGAATTTTTCCATTTATCTAGATCTGATTATAACTCAATGCTTTATGTTGAAAGTTTAATTTCTAGAGCAGTTCCAAATATACTTGCTCACCTAGGAAAATTACCTGAATATGATTGTTCTCATCACTATAATATTACTGATAGTATAATTGGAGGTATAACTAAAAATGGAAACAACGTAACAATCGTTGCACGTCCCTCTGATAATCATCAAGTATTAATTTACTACACTTCTGAGTTTGATGTTCTAGAACATGTTGATGCAGAACTTTGGTATGAGGATGGGATAAATGTTCCAAAAAAGATTACTCTTGGACAACTTTTGAAAACAACAGGTATAAATAGAATTCCAATAAACAATATTGATATTAAAGAATATAATTGGGAACATTTAGAGCAAAAAACTAAATCTGAAGTATTTGAATTTAATGCAGTTCCATTCGATCCTTATAAAATAGCTCAGATTATTTCTTCTTTTGCTAATACTAAAGGTGGAAAATTAATTTTCGGCATGAAAGAAATAGATATGAGTAAAAATGAAATAGTTGGCCTTAGTGACGATTTCCCAATGTTAGACATTATCCAAAAATCAATTTCTTTACTTTCTATACCTTCGGTTATCACTTATAACTGGATAAAGAATGATGATAAAAAAATATTTATAATAGAAACAAAAAAAGCAGAGGAAGAAATTCTACTTGAAGGTAAAAAATATATTCGTCAGGGTATCCAAAGCATTCACGAAAGAAAAGAAATTCAAATAATCGAACCAGAATATAATAGAACTGTAGCTGTTATTATTGCAATTGAAGAATATGCTCCTAGATCGAGCAACCAAATATCTAAAGTTAAATATGCGAAAGCTGATGCATATTTGTTTAAAAAGATGTTAGAAGAAACTATGTATATCACCGAAGATGATATCACAATGATTATTAACGAAAAGGCATTAAAATCTAATTTAGAATATGATTTAAAAAGCTTGTTCGCTTCTTTGACTGAACAAGACAGATTAATTTTCTATTATGTTGGACATGGGTTCCATAACGGAGTTACTAACTACTTATCAACTTATGATATGCATCCATCCAATATAAATGAAACTGCGATCTCTTTACAACATATATTACTCAATCCTTTACAAGAGTCTAAATGTAAAAATGCTCTTATTTTTATAGATGCTTGTGCACAAGCTTTTCAAAATCCAATGCAACGAAACAGTATTACTGATATAAACGATGAAGAAATTAGAGTTCTTATTAGTGAATTTCCCTACTATGCGACTTTCTTATCATGCCAACCTGGCGAAAGTTCTTATTCTAGTGATGATTTAAAACACGGAATATGGACATATCATTTAGTTGATGCAATGAATGGTAATGTTTCGGATATTCTTTTGGAAAAGAAATATCTTACAGATATATCATTACAAGAGTATCTTTCAAAGAAAGTTCCGATATATACAAAAGAAGAACTTGAATATGAACAAAATCCAAAAGCTGTCTTAGATTCCAGTAGATCAAGTATTATTGTTAAAATTAAGAAAGATATATCTTTTAAATGA
- a CDS encoding GNAT family N-acetyltransferase, producing MFYRNSKKEKLLNELSFYKQEIKDLSYYKKTVEQQRVNDKRCKEHQKHILEGTNHIVIDQLDITNVTAIYIYKLDCPAEQWIFDLGFSLQYESFATLIGKLEFGLIIENQAKIEKVCVAKKYRNQGIATYMMKKAIAWGEVQRFSELTLFASTAIEKIENELNQSELINFYHSLGFENKFPKSNNMVYKYLPIK from the coding sequence ATGTTTTATCGAAACTCTAAGAAAGAAAAATTACTAAATGAGCTTTCTTTTTACAAACAAGAAATAAAAGATCTTTCTTATTATAAAAAAACAGTTGAACAACAGAGAGTAAACGATAAACGTTGTAAAGAGCATCAAAAGCATATTCTAGAAGGAACTAACCATATAGTCATTGATCAATTGGATATCACAAATGTTACTGCAATTTATATCTATAAGTTAGATTGTCCGGCTGAGCAATGGATATTTGATCTAGGATTCAGTCTTCAATATGAAAGTTTTGCAACGCTTATTGGTAAATTGGAATTTGGATTAATTATTGAGAATCAAGCAAAGATAGAAAAGGTCTGTGTAGCTAAAAAGTATAGAAACCAAGGGATTGCTACTTACATGATGAAAAAAGCAATTGCCTGGGGGGAAGTTCAAAGATTTTCAGAGTTAACATTGTTTGCTAGTACCGCTATAGAAAAAATAGAAAACGAACTAAACCAATCTGAATTAATTAACTTTTATCATAGTTTAGGATTTGAAAACAAGTTTCCTAAATCAAATAATATGGTTTATAAATACTTACCAATAAAATAA
- a CDS encoding toll/interleukin-1 receptor domain-containing protein — protein sequence MKKIFEQGEFKNYSQYSLNEARASIKKSYQFSEPTTTIFISHKHDELEDLKDILGFLEKNFDVKVYIDSKDPSLPTITSGETASRIKKRINDCDKFILLATNGAIESKWCNWELGFGDAKKFEKNIALFPMKPAKTSDWSYKGSEYMSIYPYITFFDGSETDIEGNFVSKGYYIFTEKKDGTYITPFKEWLLEK from the coding sequence ATGAAAAAGATATTCGAACAAGGCGAATTTAAAAATTATTCTCAATATAGTTTAAATGAAGCAAGAGCATCAATAAAAAAAAGCTATCAGTTCTCAGAACCTACAACTACAATTTTTATTTCACATAAGCATGATGAACTAGAAGATCTTAAAGATATTTTAGGATTTTTGGAAAAAAATTTTGATGTGAAAGTTTACATTGATAGTAAAGATCCTTCACTCCCAACAATTACATCAGGAGAAACCGCTTCAAGAATAAAAAAAAGAATTAATGATTGCGACAAATTTATATTACTTGCTACAAATGGAGCTATCGAATCAAAATGGTGTAATTGGGAATTAGGTTTTGGTGACGCAAAAAAGTTTGAAAAGAATATTGCCTTGTTTCCTATGAAGCCGGCAAAAACATCTGATTGGAGTTATAAAGGCTCGGAATATATGTCTATTTATCCTTATATTACGTTTTTTGATGGGTCTGAAACTGATATTGAAGGAAACTTTGTTTCAAAAGGATATTATATTTTTACTGAAAAAAAAGATGGTACCTATATAACCCCTTTCAAAGAATGGCTTTTAGAAAAATAA
- a CDS encoding SIR2 family protein: MSTYWTTNYDNLIEKGLELNDRKADIKMTQQSLADNIYDRDAVVYKMHGDSKLPAQAVLTKDDYEIYENERPLFRTVLQGDLVSKTFVFIGFSFEDPNLNYVLGQIRVLLKESTRDHYCFFEKVKQEKGEIQEDFLYRKAKQKLRIEDLQRYGIQAITLDSYSEITNLLSEIENGYLRKNIFISGSASIFAKPWTKEKCESLAYLLSKELVCKNYKVISGFGLGIGSSVVNGALEEIMSSKFKHIDEHLSLRPFPQTINGLIPKEDKWKEYRTDMISQSGIAIFMFGNKLKDENPEIAMGVLNEYKIAKKNNVALIPIGSTGWAAREIFNEVSQNISDYPYLEEHIDILSKSNDQKQLINTILKIIDSLQVF, from the coding sequence ATTTCAACTTATTGGACCACCAATTATGATAATCTTATAGAAAAAGGCCTAGAATTGAATGATAGAAAAGCTGACATAAAGATGACACAGCAGTCATTAGCAGATAATATTTATGATAGAGATGCTGTTGTCTATAAAATGCATGGAGATTCGAAATTACCTGCACAAGCAGTTTTAACTAAAGATGATTACGAGATTTACGAAAACGAACGCCCTCTTTTTAGAACCGTACTACAAGGTGACTTAGTGTCGAAAACATTTGTTTTTATTGGGTTTAGTTTTGAAGATCCTAATCTAAATTACGTTCTTGGTCAAATTCGAGTTCTCTTAAAGGAATCAACTCGTGATCATTATTGCTTTTTCGAAAAAGTAAAACAAGAAAAAGGAGAAATACAAGAAGACTTCTTGTATCGAAAAGCTAAACAGAAATTACGTATAGAGGATCTGCAACGGTATGGTATACAAGCTATTACCTTAGATAGTTATTCAGAAATTACAAACTTATTATCTGAAATTGAAAATGGATATCTCCGAAAAAATATTTTTATTTCTGGTAGTGCATCTATATTTGCAAAACCTTGGACTAAAGAGAAGTGTGAAAGTTTAGCATATTTATTATCAAAAGAACTAGTTTGCAAGAATTATAAAGTTATTTCAGGTTTTGGTTTAGGAATTGGTTCTTCTGTTGTTAATGGTGCATTAGAAGAAATTATGTCTAGTAAATTTAAACACATTGATGAACACCTTTCTTTAAGGCCTTTTCCACAAACAATTAACGGACTTATCCCAAAAGAAGATAAATGGAAAGAATATCGAACTGATATGATCAGTCAATCAGGAATTGCTATCTTTATGTTTGGTAATAAACTTAAAGATGAAAATCCTGAGATAGCGATGGGGGTTTTAAATGAGTATAAAATTGCTAAAAAAAACAACGTCGCATTGATTCCAATCGGAAGCACTGGATGGGCAGCTAGAGAAATATTTAATGAAGTCAGTCAAAATATTTCTGATTACCCTTATTTAGAAGAACATATTGATATCCTTAGTAAAAGTAATGATCAAAAACAATTGATTAATACTATTTTAAAAATTATAGACAGTTTACAAGTATTTTAG
- a CDS encoding TIR domain-containing protein: MAIRQVFFSFHFSNDVWRTGQIRNIGVVESQPIFSDNGWEKVRLKSDTSIKSWIDNEMKRRSCLVVLIGSETSSRKWVRYEIEQAWKQGKGIVGIYIHNLEDIEGKQSSKGDNPFKNFCIDKTFNYTAQHDLPADSNEIRLSSICSTYESSYQTSKYVYKDIKDNIEQLIEEAIQIRNRYPK, from the coding sequence ATGGCAATAAGACAAGTATTTTTCAGTTTTCATTTTTCGAATGATGTTTGGAGAACTGGTCAAATTAGAAATATCGGTGTTGTAGAAAGTCAACCAATTTTTTCTGATAACGGTTGGGAAAAAGTTCGTTTAAAAAGTGATACATCTATTAAATCTTGGATTGATAATGAAATGAAAAGACGATCATGTCTCGTTGTTCTTATAGGTAGCGAGACGTCTTCAAGAAAATGGGTTCGTTATGAAATTGAGCAAGCTTGGAAACAAGGAAAAGGTATTGTAGGTATCTATATTCATAATCTTGAAGATATAGAGGGCAAGCAATCTTCAAAAGGAGATAATCCATTCAAAAATTTCTGTATAGACAAAACATTTAATTATACTGCACAGCATGATTTACCCGCAGATTCTAATGAAATAAGACTTAGTTCGATTTGTAGTACCTATGAATCAAGTTATCAAACAAGTAAGTATGTATACAAAGATATAAAAGATAATATAGAACAATTGATTGAAGAAGCTATTCAGATTCGCAATAGATACCCAAAATAA
- a CDS encoding YdcP family protein, which translates to MELKFVIPNMEDTFGNLEYAGEGQMEQRRINGRMTTLSRSYNLYSDVQRADDIIVVLPQEAGEKFFESEEPVKLINPRITVEGYKIGERGFSNYQLQADDMVKA; encoded by the coding sequence ATGGAACTAAAATTTGTAATTCCAAATATGGAAGATACATTTGGCAACCTAGAATATGCTGGAGAAGGTCAAATGGAACAACGTCGGATCAATGGTCGGATGACTACCCTTTCTCGCAGCTACAATTTGTATTCAGATGTCCAACGAGCAGATGACATTATCGTGGTCCTACCACAAGAAGCAGGAGAAAAATTCTTTGAGTCAGAAGAACCGGTTAAATTAATCAATCCACGTATTACAGTTGAAGGTTATAAAATTGGAGAACGAGGTTTCTCTAATTACCAATTACAGGCAGACGATATGGTGAAAGCATAA
- a CDS encoding YdcP family protein produces MRLAQGITIDKEKTFGQLKFSALRREVFLQNEDGTVSIEVKERTYDLKSKEQGRMIQVSLPAAVPLKEFDYNAEVELINPIADTVANATFRGADVDWFIKADDLLLKKPKMTPPTPKAPEPKDK; encoded by the coding sequence ATGAGACTCGCACAAGGTATTACGATTGATAAAGAAAAAACATTCGGCCAATTAAAATTCTCTGCACTCCGGAGAGAAGTCTTTTTACAAAATGAAGATGGAACAGTTTCTATAGAGGTCAAAGAACGGACCTATGATTTGAAATCCAAAGAACAAGGGCGTATGATTCAAGTCAGCTTACCTGCTGCTGTTCCCCTAAAAGAATTTGATTATAATGCAGAAGTTGAACTGATCAACCCTATCGCAGATACAGTGGCGAATGCTACATTTAGAGGGGCCGATGTGGACTGGTTTATTAAGGCAGATGATTTGCTTCTAAAAAAACCAAAGATGACTCCCCCTACTCCAAAAGCACCTGAACCAAAAGACAAGTAG
- a CDS encoding FtsK/SpoIIIE domain-containing protein, giving the protein MRIKSQKGKRIRASDTHLLFQFSFFSLFSCWLLFLLPFHLHFLLSTHWQLEEFKTYFLSSYSLWVVIISGFIVAVLAYGFYRYRYDSIKERLHRQKLARMVLENGWYETKQVEAFNLFEDAPSKTKEKISYFPKIYYRLDKGLIHIQVEITLGKYQDQLLKLEKKLESGLYCELVSKELKDSFVEYTLLYDMIANRISIDEVQVENGQLHLMKNLSWAFDSLPHMLIAGGTGGGKTYFILTMIESLLRTDAELFILDPKNADLADLNTVMPHVYYQKEEITSCVEDFYTRMMERSQEMKEMPNYKTGENYAYLGLAPNFLIFDEYVAFMEMLTNKESMAIMNKLKQIVMLGRQAGFFLVLACQRPDAKYLADGIRDQFNFRVALGRMSDLGYGMMFGDVDKDFFLKQIKGRGYVDTGTSVISEFYTPLVPKEHDFLETINQLNKKRLDKVNAEEEIQHGV; this is encoded by the coding sequence ATGAGGATAAAAAGCCAAAAAGGAAAACGGATTCGAGCAAGTGATACCCATTTGCTCTTCCAGTTTTCCTTTTTTTCTCTTTTCAGTTGTTGGTTATTGTTTCTACTCCCTTTCCATCTTCACTTTCTTCTGTCTACTCATTGGCAACTAGAAGAATTCAAAACCTATTTTTTGAGTTCCTATAGTCTTTGGGTAGTTATTATCAGTGGTTTCATTGTTGCCGTTTTAGCTTATGGCTTTTATCGCTATCGATATGATTCCATTAAAGAACGGCTTCATCGACAAAAATTAGCCCGAATGGTCCTCGAAAATGGTTGGTATGAAACCAAACAAGTAGAAGCATTCAATCTATTTGAAGATGCTCCGTCAAAAACCAAAGAAAAAATCAGTTACTTTCCTAAAATCTACTATCGTTTAGATAAAGGGCTGATTCACATTCAAGTAGAAATCACTTTAGGTAAATACCAAGATCAACTGTTGAAGTTGGAAAAGAAACTAGAGAGCGGCTTGTATTGCGAATTGGTTTCAAAAGAACTCAAAGATTCTTTTGTAGAATACACCCTTTTATATGACATGATTGCCAATCGTATTTCCATTGATGAGGTGCAGGTAGAAAATGGACAATTGCATTTGATGAAAAATCTCTCTTGGGCCTTTGATTCATTGCCACATATGTTAATTGCAGGCGGTACCGGTGGTGGGAAAACCTATTTCATTTTAACGATGATCGAATCATTGTTACGAACGGATGCCGAGTTATTTATTCTGGATCCTAAAAATGCCGATTTAGCGGATTTAAACACCGTCATGCCACATGTTTATTATCAAAAAGAAGAAATTACGTCTTGTGTGGAAGATTTTTACACCCGTATGATGGAACGCAGTCAAGAAATGAAAGAAATGCCAAACTATAAAACCGGTGAGAACTACGCTTATTTAGGATTAGCTCCCAACTTTTTGATTTTTGATGAATATGTGGCTTTTATGGAAATGTTAACGAACAAAGAAAGTATGGCGATCATGAATAAGTTAAAACAAATCGTTATGCTAGGTCGTCAAGCTGGCTTCTTCTTGGTTTTGGCTTGTCAACGCCCAGATGCAAAATACCTTGCAGATGGGATTCGAGACCAATTTAACTTTCGTGTAGCACTCGGCCGAATGAGTGACTTAGGATATGGCATGATGTTTGGAGACGTAGACAAAGATTTCTTTTTGAAACAAATCAAAGGTCGTGGTTATGTGGATACAGGGACGAGTGTGATTAGTGAATTTTATACTCCCCTCGTGCCCAAAGAGCATGACTTTTTAGAAACCATCAACCAATTGAATAAAAAACGCTTAGATAAAGTGAACGCAGAGGAGGAAATTCAGCATGGAGTTTGA